A window from Clostridium omnivorum encodes these proteins:
- a CDS encoding FtsK/SpoIIIE domain-containing protein, with the protein MIVELAAAAAIKLTYDWLKKAPERVIKEKWDESLQNCRIEGIRNISNETFKITSIYTKDYGHICTVNIPDGLQYETLEKAKRVLEDNLNCILEIDKGRFKEYITVKLVNKVLEFEYAPVETRNNELFLGYKFDGSAYKLDLNKEAHILLAGKTGTGKSFLFASILTNLIYNNSKDVDVYLFQVMKGEIDIFKNCPSVRYTSDNLNDIAVMLKKLSDLIHKRSKQFSSVGIKNISQWNKHFPNKKMKRIIIGAEEISFFMSEESQCFEHFTSIVKAGRSAGIHLITLTQRTTIANLPSELKAQMTVITAKQRSELDSRNAIDIADAAYLEAQEFIASSNDGYIKFKAPTIDEDFKLLNKYVPEIIIPNYKKSDIKDKPVMHGGWHIPNAQEWAQIKDTIPEVTYIKEEVLKPIGQLEAPRKNKDRKSGVIKLSEVYKDAEQNR; encoded by the coding sequence TCACCTATGATTGGCTAAAAAAAGCACCTGAGAGAGTTATAAAAGAAAAATGGGATGAATCACTTCAAAACTGTAGAATCGAAGGCATTAGAAACATAAGCAACGAGACTTTCAAAATAACTAGTATTTATACTAAAGATTATGGTCATATATGCACCGTTAATATACCAGATGGACTCCAATATGAAACTTTAGAAAAAGCAAAGAGAGTCTTAGAAGATAATCTGAATTGCATCCTAGAAATAGATAAGGGAAGATTTAAAGAGTATATAACTGTTAAGTTAGTTAATAAAGTTTTAGAATTTGAGTATGCACCAGTAGAAACACGAAATAATGAGTTGTTTCTAGGTTATAAATTTGATGGTTCAGCTTATAAATTGGATCTAAATAAGGAAGCTCATATACTCTTGGCAGGCAAAACGGGAACAGGAAAAAGCTTCTTATTTGCTTCGATTTTAACTAATCTCATATATAACAATTCAAAAGATGTAGATGTATATTTATTTCAGGTAATGAAAGGAGAAATAGACATCTTCAAGAACTGCCCATCCGTTAGGTACACTTCAGATAACCTCAATGATATAGCAGTTATGCTTAAGAAACTAAGCGATTTAATTCATAAAAGGTCAAAACAATTTTCGAGTGTAGGAATTAAAAACATCTCTCAATGGAATAAACATTTTCCTAATAAAAAGATGAAAAGAATAATCATAGGAGCTGAGGAAATATCATTCTTTATGAGTGAAGAAAGTCAATGCTTTGAGCACTTCACTAGCATTGTTAAGGCAGGTAGAAGTGCTGGAATACATTTAATAACACTTACTCAGAGAACTACAATAGCAAATCTTCCTTCAGAACTAAAAGCTCAAATGACAGTAATCACAGCAAAACAGAGAAGTGAACTTGATAGCAGAAATGCTATAGATATAGCTGATGCTGCATATCTTGAAGCACAAGAGTTTATTGCTTCCAGTAATGATGGATATATAAAATTTAAAGCACCAACAATTGATGAAGATTTTAAACTACTTAACAAATATGTTCCAGAAATTATAATTCCAAATTATAAAAAATCTGATATAAAAGATAAACCTGTAATGCATGGTGGTTGGCATATTCCAAATGCTCAGGAATGGGCTCAGATTAAAGATACAATACCAGAGGTAACTTACATCAAGGAAGAAGTTTTAAAGCCAATAGGACAGCTAGAAGCACCCAGAAAGAATAAAGATAGAAAGAGTGGTGTTATTAAATTAAGCGAGGTGTATAAAGATGCTGAGCAAAACAGATAA
- a CDS encoding sigma factor-like helix-turn-helix DNA-binding protein: protein MESKIKKIDRALSSLSKDEYLIVTNYYIEGKHIYEFTHELGISESHCRRIKDRAINKIKIALYGVQVKN, encoded by the coding sequence ATGGAAAGTAAAATAAAGAAGATAGATAGAGCTTTAAGCTCATTAAGCAAAGATGAATATTTGATTGTAACTAATTATTATATCGAAGGAAAACATATATATGAATTCACTCATGAACTAGGAATATCTGAAAGCCACTGCAGGCGAATTAAAGATAGAGCAATTAATAAAATTAAAATAGCATTATATGGTGTGCAAGTTAAAAATTAA
- a CDS encoding DUF3850 domain-containing protein encodes MNSIIGILHDVHYLRIETEIFKDIKKGDKQLKAKINDNYKVGDTLILEELNLKGIYSGDWTPKEITDIDLKEDNVSLSLKDIVI; translated from the coding sequence ATGAATAGCATCATAGGTATTTTACATGACGTTCATTACCTTAGAATTGAAACAGAGATTTTTAAAGATATTAAGAAAGGAGACAAGCAGCTCAAAGCAAAAATAAATGATAATTATAAAGTCGGTGATACATTAATTTTAGAAGAGCTTAATCTCAAAGGAATATACTCTGGAGATTGGACACCAAAAGAAATAACGGATATTGATTTAAAAGAAGATAATGTAAGCTTAAGTTTAAAAGATATTGTAATTTAA
- the dut gene encoding dUTP diphosphatase, translating into MKVKLIDKNCILTKGHITDAGWDLKTRESKVLEPLEVYTLPVGVCVQLPKGFSGDVRPRSGLNSKGIVVLYGTADFGYTGEIKVTLINLSGKPYQINQYDRIAQLVINKIDNDANLEIVEELSCSSRGANGFGSTGR; encoded by the coding sequence ATGAAAGTTAAATTAATAGATAAAAATTGTATATTAACTAAAGGACATATAACAGATGCAGGATGGGATTTAAAAACTAGAGAAAGCAAGGTATTAGAACCATTAGAAGTATATACTCTTCCAGTAGGTGTATGTGTACAACTTCCTAAAGGATTTAGTGGTGATGTTAGACCTAGAAGCGGTTTAAATTCAAAAGGAATTGTAGTTTTATATGGTACCGCTGATTTTGGATATACTGGTGAAATAAAAGTAACTCTTATAAATCTAAGTGGTAAGCCTTATCAAATAAATCAGTATGATAGAATTGCTCAACTAGTAATAAATAAAATTGATAATGATGCAAACTTAGAAATCGTAGAAGAATTAAGTTGCAGCTCTAGAGGAGCAAATGGATTTGGAAGTACAGGGAGGTAG
- a CDS encoding tyrosine-type recombinase/integrase, with product MKKKRPAKPIKDKDIVLDIQDYLRYKNKRDYVLFVLGISTGYRAGDLVKLKVRDVKDALKEGYFIILEGKKVNTRNIRKENIKPREVPIVDKLRKILKEYIKDKKDWEYLFQSRKGNNSPIKVSRVSTVLNEAGKEFGLTNISAHSMRKTYAYKIYNESGHDIEAVREMLGQSSSKITCRYLGLDRELYDKYSNKLNDLIR from the coding sequence ATGAAAAAGAAAAGGCCTGCAAAGCCAATTAAAGATAAAGATATTGTATTAGATATTCAAGATTATTTAAGATATAAAAATAAAAGAGATTATGTCTTGTTTGTATTAGGAATATCTACAGGTTATAGAGCTGGAGATTTAGTTAAGCTTAAAGTTAGAGATGTAAAGGATGCTCTTAAAGAAGGATATTTTATTATTCTTGAAGGGAAAAAAGTTAATACAAGAAATATAAGAAAAGAAAATATTAAACCTAGAGAAGTTCCAATTGTTGATAAGTTAAGAAAAATACTAAAAGAGTACATTAAAGATAAAAAGGATTGGGAATATTTATTTCAATCAAGAAAAGGAAATAACAGTCCTATAAAGGTAAGCAGAGTTAGTACAGTACTTAATGAAGCTGGAAAGGAATTTGGCTTAACAAATATAAGCGCTCATTCAATGAGAAAAACATATGCGTATAAAATATATAATGAAAGTGGACATGATATAGAAGCTGTTAGAGAAATGTTAGGACAGAGCAGCAGTAAGATTACCTGTAGATATTTAGGCTTAGATAGAGAACTATATGATAAATATAGTAATAAACTAAATGACCTAATCCGGTAA
- a CDS encoding recombinase family protein, which translates to MNIAYVRVSTVEQNEARQMEGLQKYDIEKWFIEKVSAKDTNRAELKKMIEFAREGDTVYVLDFSRLARSTKDLLDLVDSMNKKGVNLVSVKENLDTSTPQGRLMLTMLGAIYEFERANILERQREGIALAKKEGKYKGRKKISFPTNWTEIYTKWKSRQLTGNKAMELLGLKRNTFYSLIKEHERGIKNNE; encoded by the coding sequence ATGAATATTGCTTATGTAAGAGTTTCTACGGTAGAACAGAACGAAGCTAGACAAATGGAAGGCTTACAAAAATATGATATCGAGAAATGGTTCATTGAAAAAGTAAGCGCCAAAGATACTAACAGAGCAGAGTTAAAAAAAATGATTGAATTTGCAAGGGAGGGAGATACAGTATATGTATTAGACTTTTCGAGATTGGCAAGAAGCACGAAAGACCTACTTGATCTAGTAGATAGCATGAATAAAAAAGGTGTTAATTTAGTATCTGTGAAAGAAAATCTTGATACTTCCACACCACAAGGTAGGCTGATGTTAACAATGCTAGGAGCTATATATGAATTTGAAAGAGCAAATATTCTAGAAAGGCAAAGAGAAGGTATAGCATTAGCCAAAAAGGAAGGGAAATATAAAGGACGAAAGAAGATAAGTTTTCCAACAAATTGGACAGAAATTTATACTAAGTGGAAAAGTAGACAATTAACGGGCAATAAAGCTATGGAGTTGCTAGGATTAAAAAGAAATACTTTTTATAGTTTAATTAAAGAACATGAAAGGGGTATAAAAAATAATGAATAA
- a CDS encoding helix-turn-helix domain-containing protein has protein sequence MKVFEDEILSPGEKIRKLRILLGATQADIAGEDVTRNLISELERHKNKLSLKTAKAIATNINNYVIKNNIDFERVSDEDLLEDSKVQVNKVIKKLIKKLDNIKLTQKYNEFVNLKDEIDDLICKYETLIDPEFKCNIYKLYSDIYFQFHELEKSEIYALKCYDEALISNNNLILVDVLMTRIKILWRTNREREIVILAKYALYIYEINKLKDALIIKKIYYNMALAYKTIKEQQTCIYWLEKLEQNFMLENKEYCDIKILKANCYLELLEYNKAEKLYLETLELAKKVNNITAITKIYKNLAFSYYKLNDYSKAIEYANIALDIKNNDEEENILTFYYAISIYRKTESTDLVIKNYEKAILRARNYKNDYILLKLIKRVSNYFIDYNVTSEIDNILKLADKYLINRKIVDIELICIFYKATTLYATYDLKKYNYYKEKAFALENILKNK, from the coding sequence ATGAAAGTATTTGAAGATGAGATACTTTCACCTGGAGAAAAAATAAGAAAATTAAGAATACTTCTAGGAGCAACTCAAGCTGATATTGCAGGTGAAGATGTAACCAGAAATTTAATAAGTGAATTAGAAAGACATAAAAATAAATTATCCTTGAAAACTGCAAAAGCCATTGCAACAAATATTAATAATTATGTAATTAAAAACAATATTGATTTTGAACGTGTATCTGATGAAGATTTACTCGAAGATAGTAAGGTTCAAGTTAATAAGGTAATAAAAAAATTAATTAAAAAATTGGATAATATTAAGTTAACACAAAAGTATAATGAATTTGTTAATTTGAAAGATGAAATTGATGACCTGATTTGTAAATATGAAACTCTCATTGATCCTGAATTTAAATGTAATATTTATAAATTATATAGTGATATTTACTTTCAATTTCATGAGTTGGAAAAAAGCGAAATTTATGCTTTAAAATGTTATGATGAAGCTTTAATATCAAATAATAATTTGATATTAGTTGATGTACTTATGACAAGGATAAAAATTCTTTGGAGAACTAATAGAGAACGTGAAATTGTTATATTAGCCAAATATGCTCTTTATATTTACGAGATAAATAAATTAAAAGATGCTCTAATAATAAAAAAAATATATTATAATATGGCTTTAGCATATAAAACAATAAAAGAACAACAAACATGTATTTATTGGTTAGAAAAATTAGAACAAAATTTTATGCTAGAAAATAAAGAATACTGTGATATTAAAATATTAAAGGCTAATTGCTACTTAGAATTATTAGAATATAATAAAGCTGAAAAGCTATATTTAGAAACATTAGAATTAGCTAAAAAAGTGAATAATATAACTGCTATAACTAAAATATATAAAAATTTAGCCTTTTCATATTATAAACTCAACGATTATTCTAAAGCAATTGAATATGCTAATATTGCTTTAGACATAAAAAATAATGATGAAGAAGAAAATATATTAACATTCTATTATGCAATATCAATATATAGGAAGACTGAAAGTACTGATTTAGTAATAAAAAATTATGAAAAGGCAATATTGAGAGCAAGAAACTATAAAAATGATTATATTTTACTAAAACTTATAAAAAGAGTTTCAAATTATTTTATAGATTACAATGTAACTTCTGAGATAGATAATATACTGAAATTAGCCGATAAATATTTAATTAATCGTAAAATTGTAGATATAGAGCTTATTTGTATATTTTATAAAGCAACAACCTTATATGCAACTTATGATTTAAAAAAATATAATTATTATAAGGAAAAGGCCTTTGCTTTAGAAAATATTTTAAAAAATAAATAA
- a CDS encoding single-stranded DNA-binding protein, which produces MNKVVLIGRPTKQPELKYTPGTGTPVCTMTLAVERPYSKDGQKEADFIPVVIWGKPAENTANYVGKGKLVAVSGRIQTRSYDAKDGSKRYVTEVVAEDVQFLEWSTNSTNNSIDNSVYDEMTPVDDGQMPF; this is translated from the coding sequence ATGAATAAAGTTGTTTTAATTGGAAGACCTACTAAGCAACCAGAACTTAAATATACACCAGGTACTGGAACTCCAGTATGTACAATGACCTTAGCAGTAGAAAGACCATATTCAAAAGATGGACAAAAAGAAGCTGATTTTATCCCGGTTGTTATTTGGGGTAAACCAGCAGAAAATACTGCTAACTATGTTGGAAAGGGAAAGCTAGTTGCTGTTAGTGGTAGAATTCAAACTAGATCATATGATGCAAAAGATGGTAGTAAAAGATATGTTACAGAAGTAGTTGCTGAAGATGTGCAGTTTTTAGAATGGTCAACTAATAGTACAAATAACTCTATAGATAATAGTGTATATGATGAAATGACTCCAGTTGATGATGGTCAAATGCCATTTTAG
- a CDS encoding HNH endonuclease, with protein MAKEFAVKFYKSKAWLECRDGFIQSVHGLCNRCGNPGYIVHHKELLTPDNINNPNVTLNWDKLEYLCQCCHNKEHMSNNDKAINNGLRFDSNGQIVKDEN; from the coding sequence TTGGCTAAAGAATTTGCAGTTAAGTTCTATAAGAGTAAAGCATGGTTAGAGTGTAGAGACGGATTCATTCAATCAGTACATGGATTATGTAATAGATGTGGTAATCCAGGCTATATTGTTCATCATAAAGAACTATTAACACCTGATAATATTAATAATCCAAATGTAACTCTTAATTGGGATAAGCTTGAATACTTATGTCAATGCTGTCACAACAAAGAACATATGAGCAATAATGATAAAGCAATTAATAATGGTTTAAGATTTGATAGTAATGGACAAATAGTTAAAGATGAAAATTGA
- a CDS encoding helix-turn-helix domain-containing protein, giving the protein MKDLLSAEDICKVFNISRTTLYRYRKDGMPYIQIKRKIMFDADEVKKWLKQFEK; this is encoded by the coding sequence ATGAAAGATTTATTAAGTGCAGAAGATATATGCAAAGTATTTAACATATCAAGAACGACTTTATATAGATATAGAAAGGATGGCATGCCTTATATTCAAATTAAGAGAAAAATTATGTTTGATGCTGATGAAGTAAAAAAATGGCTAAAACAATTTGAAAAATAA
- a CDS encoding conserved phage C-terminal domain-containing protein yields the protein MKFTIYGFSQKKLVEMGMNNDDALILRYFIDFKDSGAMIKEYMDDDMYYWVNYESLKNELPVLNISKDRIYRRLKYLVSINVLKHKTKKNGGTFSFYAVGDNYKTLIIDTSEITDGTVKTPEGYGKNTEEGTVKIPEGYGKNTGTKYSSIKDTSINNSSIKDIYVSVIDYLNQKCCTSYKSETKKTRQLIKARVNEGFNLEHFKTVIDKKYKDWKGTDFEAYLRPETLFGNKFESYLNQKIKKTSYNSNGKPSTFNDFDQREYDFDSLERKLLGWDKDAVENE from the coding sequence ATGAAATTTACCATATATGGATTTAGTCAAAAAAAACTTGTTGAAATGGGAATGAATAATGACGATGCTCTAATATTAAGATATTTTATTGATTTTAAAGATAGTGGAGCAATGATAAAGGAATACATGGATGATGATATGTACTATTGGGTAAATTATGAATCATTAAAAAACGAACTTCCAGTATTAAATATCAGCAAAGATAGAATATATAGAAGACTAAAATATTTAGTAAGCATTAATGTATTAAAACATAAAACTAAAAAAAATGGTGGTACCTTTTCTTTTTATGCAGTAGGTGATAACTATAAAACTTTAATAATTGATACGTCAGAAATAACTGATGGTACGGTAAAAACACCGGAGGGGTACGGTAAAAATACCGAAGAGGGTACGGTAAAAATACCGGAGGGGTACGGTAAAAATACCGGAACAAAATATTCATCTATTAAAGATACATCTATTAATAATTCATCTATAAAAGATATATATGTATCTGTTATTGATTATCTTAATCAAAAATGTTGTACAAGTTATAAGAGTGAAACTAAAAAAACTAGACAATTAATTAAGGCTAGAGTAAATGAAGGATTTAATCTTGAACATTTTAAGACTGTAATTGATAAAAAGTATAAAGACTGGAAAGGTACAGACTTTGAAGCTTATTTACGACCAGAAACTTTATTTGGTAACAAATTTGAAAGCTATTTAAATCAAAAGATAAAAAAGACATCTTATAATTCAAATGGGAAACCAAGTACTTTTAACGATTTTGACCAAAGAGAGTATGATTTTGATAGTTTAGAGAGAAAGTTGTTAGGATGGGATAAGGATGCAGTAGAAAATGAGTAA
- a CDS encoding DnaA N-terminal domain-containing protein, translating into MSIDKYAYLLDKDNYMVENKIFIDLMWYIARNKDNGPNKPKGMVTKDKNNKIILSVKSHAIRNAGIMFQQLFYWHFNAIKQNKATKYKYNDNGILRNVVKKDYEDWWDELRLTDNEVTTANKFLIDADLIEIHKMRIKAKDKEVFKPSNCYLLKESKVEEYLESIVDISKAIYKEKVDDVRTNTIKRVKASKIKKSTALSTNISVTPVKGETLKNKDCNNDINNLSTLSTGKVKIKYSVTPFKGVTKVTLVKGVTKDTLLKRVTKDTPFKGVTNKSDTTYSDTTYSDTTYSDKKEIPSIRDSWDEVSKILKLKLPEIQYKTWIKESIKNVEVDELYAKLEVYNDFTKEILETRYRDDISEAFKLVLGLNIKPKFIVINN; encoded by the coding sequence ATGTCAATAGATAAATATGCTTACTTATTAGATAAAGACAATTATATGGTTGAGAATAAAATATTTATAGATCTTATGTGGTACATAGCTAGAAATAAAGATAATGGACCTAATAAACCAAAAGGTATGGTTACAAAAGATAAAAACAATAAAATAATATTAAGTGTAAAATCACACGCTATTAGAAATGCTGGTATTATGTTTCAACAATTATTTTATTGGCATTTCAATGCAATAAAACAAAATAAAGCTACTAAATATAAATATAATGATAATGGTATATTAAGAAATGTTGTAAAAAAAGATTATGAAGATTGGTGGGATGAACTTAGGTTAACCGACAATGAAGTAACTACTGCTAATAAATTTTTAATTGATGCAGATCTTATTGAAATTCATAAAATGAGAATTAAAGCTAAGGATAAAGAAGTATTTAAGCCTAGTAATTGTTATTTATTAAAAGAATCTAAAGTAGAAGAATATTTAGAGTCTATAGTTGATATCAGTAAAGCTATCTATAAAGAAAAAGTTGATGATGTAAGAACAAATACAATTAAAAGAGTTAAAGCTTCTAAAATAAAAAAATCCACAGCTTTATCCACAAATATATCCGTTACACCTGTAAAGGGTGAAACATTGAAAAATAAGGATTGTAATAATGATATTAATAACTTATCAACATTATCAACAGGTAAAGTTAAAATAAAATACTCCGTTACCCCTTTTAAAGGGGTAACTAAAGTTACACTTGTAAAAGGGGTAACTAAAGATACCCTTTTAAAGAGGGTAACTAAAGATACACCTTTTAAAGGGGTAACTAATAAATCAGATACTACTTATTCAGATACTACTTATTCAGATACTACTTATTCAGATAAAAAAGAAATCCCATCTATTCGGGATTCGTGGGATGAAGTTTCAAAAATATTAAAATTGAAGTTACCAGAAATTCAATATAAAACTTGGATTAAAGAAAGTATTAAAAATGTTGAAGTAGATGAGTTATATGCAAAATTAGAAGTATATAATGATTTTACTAAAGAAATTTTAGAAACAAGGTATAGAGATGATATATCAGAAGCTTTCAAATTAGTTCTTGGACTAAATATTAAACCAAAATTTATAGTTATTAATAATTAA
- a CDS encoding helix-turn-helix domain-containing protein, which yields MEFKKLIGLKINYIRKSNKLSQEEFVEKLNIDINRGQLSRYESGENSPSVEFIAVVCTTFKISPYWLLDIDDIKLSNDEYELILKFKGLPTEAKCSIKLLIDLLIDKH from the coding sequence ATGGAATTTAAAAAGTTAATAGGTCTAAAAATTAATTATATACGAAAATCAAATAAACTTAGTCAAGAAGAATTTGTTGAAAAATTAAATATAGATATAAATAGAGGTCAATTATCCCGTTACGAAAGTGGTGAAAATTCTCCTTCGGTTGAATTTATAGCAGTTGTATGTACTACTTTTAAAATTTCACCTTATTGGCTTCTTGACATAGATGATATAAAACTTTCTAATGATGAATACGAATTAATATTAAAATTTAAAGGCCTTCCAACTGAAGCAAAATGCAGTATTAAATTATTAATAGATTTATTAATAGATAAACATTAA
- a CDS encoding Vir family protein, with the protein MIKNNETISRKDDVQMESFLTKLTLYVVSGAAALVSFKILSFYLLHQLAKEKAYDNFKKKEYEALQQKKLKQRIELEDILLRKELEPYYITAKDLFHDAIQAGNLNHEQILYIKKIINESLDSYINDYKYTHYKNDAHEIYSKLKSSHISVDNYKKIIQLIKTFEAQCCDEYITVVPIKK; encoded by the coding sequence ATGATAAAAAATAATGAAACTATATCAAGAAAGGATGATGTACAAATGGAAAGTTTTTTAACAAAACTAACACTATACGTTGTATCAGGAGCTGCAGCTTTAGTCTCATTTAAAATTCTAAGCTTTTATTTGCTGCACCAATTAGCTAAAGAAAAAGCCTACGATAACTTTAAAAAGAAAGAATATGAAGCACTGCAGCAAAAGAAACTTAAGCAACGCATAGAGCTGGAAGACATTCTATTAAGAAAGGAGTTGGAACCATATTATATAACAGCAAAGGACCTATTCCATGATGCTATTCAAGCCGGAAACTTGAATCATGAACAGATCCTTTACATTAAGAAAATCATTAATGAATCTTTAGACAGTTACATTAATGACTATAAATATACTCACTATAAAAATGATGCACATGAAATTTATAGCAAGCTTAAGTCTTCACATATTAGTGTAGACAATTACAAAAAAATTATACAGTTAATAAAAACTTTTGAAGCACAATGCTGTGATGAATATATTACTGTTGTGCCAATAAAAAAATAA
- a CDS encoding helix-turn-helix domain-containing protein produces MNYKIGSKLRELREKNGKSQEDIAKYFGFSSKNSIGKWERNESEPKYEHLVELAKLYNVSVGYFFEESIENDSITLPAELQDKILDKILDDLEYEDILKSDISEDTKIRLKKSLQRYANNLVNKKEDL; encoded by the coding sequence ATGAATTATAAAATTGGATCTAAATTACGTGAGTTAAGAGAAAAAAATGGGAAATCCCAAGAAGATATAGCTAAATACTTTGGATTTAGTAGTAAAAATTCAATAGGTAAGTGGGAAAGAAATGAAAGTGAACCTAAATATGAACATCTTGTTGAACTGGCTAAACTTTATAATGTAAGTGTTGGTTATTTCTTTGAAGAAAGCATAGAAAATGATAGTATTACGCTTCCAGCAGAGCTACAAGATAAGATACTTGATAAAATATTAGATGATTTAGAATACGAAGATATTCTAAAGTCAGATATAAGCGAAGATACTAAAATCAGATTAAAAAAATCATTGCAAAGATATGCTAATAATTTAGTTAATAAAAAAGAAGACCTATAG
- a CDS encoding helix-turn-helix domain-containing protein — MTNEKLKKAREKAGFTQKSFAEEINIKLRTYKSYERGERYPRKTNLSIICKKLNLDASVFYPVENADER; from the coding sequence GTGACTAATGAAAAACTAAAAAAGGCACGAGAAAAAGCTGGATTTACCCAAAAAAGCTTTGCTGAAGAAATCAACATAAAGTTAAGAACTTATAAATCATATGAAAGGGGAGAACGTTATCCTAGAAAAACTAATTTATCAATAATATGCAAAAAATTAAATCTTGATGCCAGTGTTTTTTATCCTGTGGAGAATGCTGATGAGAGGTGA